A portion of the Homo sapiens chromosome 16, GRCh38.p14 Primary Assembly genome contains these proteins:
- the BOLA2B gene encoding bolA-like protein 2 isoform 1 (isoform 1 is encoded by transcript variant 1), with the protein MELSAEYLREKLQRDLEAEHVEVEDTTLNRCSCSFRVLVVSAKFEGKPLLQRHRLVNACLAEELPHIHAFEQKTLTPDQWARERQK; encoded by the exons ATGGAACTCAGCGCCGAATACCTCCGCGAGAAGCTGCAGCGGGACCTGGAGGCGGAGCATGTG GAGGTGGAGGACACGACCCTCAACCGTTGCTCCTGTAGCTTCCGAGTCCTGGTGGTGTCGGCCAAGTTCGAGGGGAAACCGCTGCTTCAGAGACACAG GCTGGTGAACGCGTGCCTAGCAGAAGAGCTCCCGCACATCCATGCCTTTGAACAGAAAACCCTGACCCCAGACCAGTGGGCACGTGAGCGACAGAAATGA
- the CORO1A gene encoding coronin-1A: MSRQVVRSSKFRHVFGQPAKADQCYEDVRVSQTTWDSGFCAVNPKFVALICEASGGGAFLVLPLGKTGRVDKNAPTVCGHTAPVLDIAWCPHNDNVIASGSEDCTVMVWEIPDGGLMLPLREPVVTLEGHTKRVGIVAWHTTAQNVLLSAGCDNVIMVWDVGTGAAMLTLGPEVHPDTIYSVDWSRDGGLICTSCRDKRVRIIEPRKGTVVAEKDRPHEGTRPVRAVFVSEGKILTTGFSRMSERQVALWDTKHLEEPLSLQELDTSSGVLLPFFDPDTNIVYLCGKGDSSIRYFEITSEAPFLHYLSMFSSKESQRGMGYMPKRGLEVNKCEIARFYKLHERRCEPIAMTVPRKSDLFQEDLYPPTAGPDPALTAEEWLGGRDAGPLLISLKDGYVPPKSRELRVNRGLDTGRRRAAPEASGTPSSDAVSRLEEEMRKLQATVQELQKRLDRLEETVQAK, encoded by the exons ATGAGCCGGCAGGTGGTCCGCTCCAGCAAGTTCCGCCACGTGTTTGGACAGCCGGCCAAGGCCGACCAGTGCTATGAAGATGTGCGCGTCTCACAGACCACCTGGGACAGTGGCTTCTGTGCTGTCAACCCTAAGTTTGTGGCCCTGATCTGTGAGGCCAGCGGGGGAGGGGCCTTCCTGGTGCTGCCCCTGGGCAAG ACTGGACGTGTGGACAAGAATGCGCCCACGGTCTGTGGCCACACAGCCCCTGTGCTAGACATCGCCTGGTGCCCGCACAATGACAACGTCATTGCCAGTGGCTCCGAGGACTGCACAGTCATG GTGTGGGAGATCCCAGATGGGGGCCTGATGCTGCCCCTGCGGGAGCCCGTCGTCACCCTGGAGGGCCACACCAAGCGTGTGGGCATTGTGGCCTGGCACACCACAGCCCAGAACGTGCTGCTCAGTGCAG GTTGTGACAACGTGATCATGGTGTGGGACGTGGGCACTGGGGCGGCCATGCTGACACTGGGCCCAGAGGTGCACCCAGACACGATCTACAGTGTGGACTGGAGCCGAGATGGAGGCCTCATTTGTACCTCCTGCCGTGACAAGCGCGTGCGCATCATCGAGCCCCGCAAAGGCACTGTCGTAGCT GAGAAGGACCGTCCCCACGAGGGGACCCGGCCCGTGCGTGCAGTGTTCGTGTCGGAGGGGAAGATCCTGACCACGGGCTTCAGCCGCATGAGTGAGCGGCAGGTGGCGCTGTGGGACACA AAGCACCTGGAGGAGCCGCTGTCCCTGCAGGAGCTGGACACCAGCAGCGGTGTCCTGCTGCCCTTCTTTGACCCTGACACCAACATCGTCTACCTCTGTGGCAAG GGTGACAGCTCAATCCGGTACTTTGAGATCACTTCCGAGGCCCCTTTCCTGCACTATCTCTCCATGTTCAGTTCCAAGGAGTCCCAGCGGGGCATGGGCTACATGCCCAAACGTGGCCTGGAGGTGAACAAGTGTGAGATCGCCAG GTTCTACAAGCTGCACGAGCGGAGGTGTGAGCCCATTGCCATGACAGTGCCTCGAAAG TCGGACCTGTTCCAGGAGGACCTGTACCCACCCACCGCAGGGCCCGACCCTGCCCTCACGGCTGAGGAGTGGCTGGGGGGTCGGGATGCTGGGCCCCTCCTCATCTCCCTCAAGGATGGCTACGTACCCCCAAAGAGCCGGGAGCTGAGGGTCAACCGGGGCCTGGACACCGGGCGCAGGAGGGCAGCACCAGAGGCCAGTGGCACTCCCAGCTCG GATGCCGTGTCTCGGCTGGAGGAGGAGATGCGGAAGCTCCAGGCCACGGTGCAGGAGCTCCAGAAGCGCTTGGACAGGCTGGAGGAGACAGTCCAGGCCAAGTAG
- the BOLA2B gene encoding bolA-like protein 2 isoform 2 (isoform 2 is encoded by transcript variant 2): MELSAEYLREKLQRDLEAEHVLPSPGGVGQVRGETAASETQAGERVPSRRAPAHPCL; the protein is encoded by the exons ATGGAACTCAGCGCCGAATACCTCCGCGAGAAGCTGCAGCGGGACCTGGAGGCGGAGCATGTG CTTCCGAGTCCTGGTGGTGTCGGCCAAGTTCGAGGGGAAACCGCTGCTTCAGAGACACAG GCTGGTGAACGCGTGCCTAGCAGAAGAGCTCCCGCACATCCATGCCTTTGA